A window of Diabrotica virgifera virgifera chromosome 9, PGI_DIABVI_V3a contains these coding sequences:
- the LOC114326603 gene encoding venom allergen 3, whose product MAKVFKIIYIFTILYSFSSAQTNTDYCSLSCGDSKHTVCLRQDENCGAGPTCGPNYRPIPLTDADRRLILDVHNDLRNKIASGKETTGAQPSASNMKALSYSKELETIAQCHTNKCVFEHDKCRRSAAHGWVGQNLGLRSSTATDNDNEAVIKGAIQSWFDEVKDFNNTWVDSFGYYPTTKVVGHYTQAAWADTTKVGCGLTFYDSGNWNNWFVACNYAPGGNINTQSVYKVGKPASECGASGVNSNYPDLCGPDDILDS is encoded by the exons ATGGCTAAggtttttaaaatcatttatatatTTACAATTTTGTACTCTTTTTCGAGTGCCCAAACCAATACTGACTATTGCAGCTTAAGCTGTGGTGATAGTAAACATACGGTTTGCCTTCGACAAGATGAG AACTGCGGTGCAGGACCAACTTGCGGTCCAAACTATCGACCGATTCCGTTGACAGATGCTGATAGAAGGCTCATCTTAGATGTCCACAACGATCTGAGAAACAAAATCGCTTCTGGCAAGGAAACCACTGGCGCTCAACCTTCTGCTTCTAACATGAAGGCTTTA agtTACAGTAAAGAATTAGAAACTATTGCCCAGTGTCACACCAACAAATGTGTTTTTGAGCATGACAAATGTAGAAGATCAG CTGCACATGGCTGGGTGGGACAAAACTTAGGACTTAGATCATCTACTGCTACCGACAACGACAATGAGGCTGTAATCAAAGGCGCCATCCAATCTTGGTTCGATGAAGTAAAAGACTTTAATAACACTTGGGTCGATTCCTTTGGATACTA tCCCACAACGAAAGTAGTTGGACACTATACTCAAGCCGCTTGGGCCGATACCACCAAAGTAGGATGCGGTCTGACTTTTTATGACTCTGGCAACTGGAACAACTGGTTTGTGGCTTGCAACTATGCACCAGGAGGAAATATCAATACGCAATCTGTTTATAAAGTTGGTAAGCCTGCTTCAGAATGTGGAGCGTCAGGCGTTAACTCCAACTATCCGGATCTATGTGGTCCCGATGATATTTTGGATTCTTAA